One window of Trifolium pratense cultivar HEN17-A07 linkage group LG5, ARS_RC_1.1, whole genome shotgun sequence genomic DNA carries:
- the LOC123884677 gene encoding uncharacterized protein LOC123884677 isoform X1: MVGLLWVRCLLGDYHIFMRQLMTILLTYKHKTHVVDNVGNVISNADVNYLLKGTIVEKLNEEVAKDGQHLRHLNGICEDCT, translated from the exons ATGGTTGGCTTGCTTTGGGTTCGTTGTCTATTGGGTGATTATCATATTTTCATGCGGCAGCTTAT GACTATCTT atTGACATACAAGCACAAGACCCATGTTGTTGATAATGTTGGAAACGTTATATCCAATGCTGATGTGAATTATCTCTTG AAAGGGACTATTGTGGAAAAGCTGAACGAAGAAGTAGCCAAGGATGGTCAGCATCTAAGGCATTTAAATGGCATATGTGAAG aCTGTACATAG
- the LOC123884677 gene encoding isoleucine--tRNA ligase, chloroplastic/mitochondrial-like isoform X2 gives MAYVKTVHSFLRESPDHVKSYIASLYPEGHILRSIYAIFRVASAPLMSSDLLQEFPNLCLAIWTTTPRTIPANAG, from the exons ATGGCATATGTGAAG aCTGTACATAGCTTCCTTCGTGAAAGTCCGGACCATGTAAAATCTTACATAGCCAGTTTG TACCCTGAAGGTCATATTTTAAGAAGCATATATGCCATTTTCAGAGTTGCAAGTGCTCCTCTAATGTCGAGTGACCTACTACAAGAATTCCCAAATTTGTGTTTGGCCATTTGGACTACCACTC cAAGGACTATTCCTGCCAATGCAG GCTGA